One genomic segment of Tursiops truncatus isolate mTurTru1 chromosome 4, mTurTru1.mat.Y, whole genome shotgun sequence includes these proteins:
- the DPPA4 gene encoding developmental pluripotency-associated protein 4: MESAKNKECNSTKKTEEEYMSCKFKRTSVDAEEGQGASGKPDILENSAKRTKSKRSIKNNRACCPRKMPQCCDSVKPQKKTMPIPPLPSILPPVNLIHRDVVRAWCQQLKLSTKGPKLDGYKRLCEHAYPHQKNIPATAEEARILSLARRKSKMDEGELPLECSDEKMSSEVAAPPEEGAPALEEVPALEGDPTLQEVVSTSASDPGTVFASWSRMTARAMKMESVQSQETCGVWWCVVHGRGLPANTEGWVHLQFHAGQAWVPEKRRRVSALFLPPAGNHPPPHLEDNMLCPECVHRNKVLMKSLQ; the protein is encoded by the exons ATGGAGAGTGCAAAGAACAAGGAG TGCAACTCCacaaagaagacagaggaagaataTATGAGCTGCAAATTCAAACGTACATCAGTAGATGCCGAAGAGGGACAGGGGGCTTCTGGTAAACCAGATATACTAGAAAACTCGGCAAAGAGGACCAAAAgtaaaagatctataaaaaataacaGAG CTTGTTGTCCACGAAAAATGCCACAATGTTGTGACAGTGTGAAACCTCAGAAGAAGACGATGCCAATTCCTCCTTTACCTTCTATACTGCCGCCTGTCAATCTGATTCATAGGGATGTTGTGCGCGCTTGGTGCCAGCAGTTAAAACTAAGCACCAAAGGCCCG AAACTAGACGGATATAAACGACTCTGTGAACATGCCTACCCTCATCAAAAA AACATTCCTGCCACAGCCGAGGAGGCCAGGATCCTATCACTAGCgagaagaaaatcaaagatgGACGAGGGGGAACTACCTCTGGAATGTTCTGATGAAAAGATGTCTTCTGAAGTGGCTGCTCCTCCTGAGGAGGGAGCTCCTGCCCTTGAAGAAGTTCCTGCCCTTGAAGGAGATCCTACTCTTCAGGAAGTTGTATCGACTTCTGCCTCTGACCCAGGAACTGTGTTTGCCTCTTGGAGCAGAATGACGGCCAGGGCCATGAAGATGGAGTCGGTGCAATCACAGGAGACCTGTG ggGTCTGGTGGTGTGTGGTTCACGGGAGAGGTCTCCCTGCTAACACAGAGGGCTGGGTTCATTTACAATTTCATGCCGGACAGGCTTGGGTGCCTGAAAAACGAAGGAGGGTGTCTGCGCTCTTCTTGCCTCCTGCGGGCAATCATCCTCCCCCACACCTGGAGGACAACATGCTGTGCCCTGAGTGTGTGCACAG gAATAAAGTATTAATGAAAAGCCTGCAGTGA